The proteins below come from a single Chryseobacterium bernardetii genomic window:
- a CDS encoding DUF4249 domain-containing protein, giving the protein MKKVFFIILSVFALHSCQKEIDLDLADQSGNIVIEGNVTDVQGPYTVKITKSVGFAQPNQYPAVTGAQVILSDNTGQTETLQYTGSGEYITSTFQGIPGRTYTLKVLAEGKQYNAQSTMPQAVELEGLAQDSFKIGNKTTYTLLPIFTDPAELGNRYLFSFTINDLSKKYISVLSDNLNNGQPNQWSLGLPNDDNKGRDHEVVPGDVIHVKMQSIDTNIFTYYSALLQISDGYGSVTPANPPSNISNGALGYFSAHTIRSLDFQIQ; this is encoded by the coding sequence ATGAAAAAAGTATTTTTTATCATATTATCTGTATTTGCATTACACTCTTGCCAAAAGGAAATAGACCTGGATCTTGCCGACCAGAGCGGAAATATTGTTATTGAAGGCAATGTTACAGATGTTCAGGGCCCATACACTGTAAAAATTACCAAATCTGTTGGTTTTGCTCAACCCAATCAGTATCCGGCTGTTACAGGTGCTCAGGTTATTTTAAGCGATAACACAGGACAAACGGAAACCCTGCAATATACAGGAAGTGGGGAATATATTACAAGTACCTTTCAGGGAATCCCTGGAAGAACCTATACCCTTAAAGTTCTTGCAGAAGGAAAACAGTATAACGCTCAAAGCACCATGCCTCAAGCTGTTGAACTGGAAGGCCTCGCACAGGACTCTTTTAAAATAGGAAATAAAACAACCTATACCCTGCTCCCGATCTTTACAGATCCTGCTGAACTGGGAAATCGTTATCTGTTTAGTTTTACCATCAATGATCTATCAAAAAAATACATCAGCGTACTTTCTGATAATTTAAATAACGGCCAGCCGAATCAATGGAGCTTAGGTCTTCCTAATGATGACAATAAAGGAAGAGACCATGAGGTTGTACCGGGAGATGTCATCCATGTTAAAATGCAATCTATTGACACTAATATATTTACATATTACAGTGCGCTTCTTCAGATCTCTGACGGTTATGGCAGCGTTACTCCTGCTAATCCGCCAAGTAATATCAGTAACGGTGCATTAGGATATTTCTCTGCACATACTATAAGATCGCTTGA